Proteins encoded together in one Synechococcus sp. BL107 window:
- a CDS encoding cupin domain-containing protein, whose protein sequence is MKRLLAFGTIALTLAACSPNQKGETSPTSTKPSIQEVFKSSETLNGTALKYPAGKPELRLYRVEIPAGGKIPMHTHAAPMMVYVQGVRSGSLLNTRLQPDGTEIKTIFKPGEAFVEGANEPHYVENVGNEPTIVWVTVASVEGVPTTEFIDE, encoded by the coding sequence ATGAAGCGCCTTCTTGCATTCGGCACCATTGCCCTGACATTGGCAGCATGTAGTCCTAATCAAAAGGGCGAGACGTCGCCCACTTCAACCAAGCCTTCAATCCAAGAGGTATTTAAAAGCTCTGAGACTCTGAACGGAACTGCTCTTAAATATCCAGCGGGCAAACCAGAGTTGCGCCTTTACAGAGTTGAAATTCCTGCTGGGGGCAAGATTCCCATGCATACTCACGCCGCCCCAATGATGGTTTACGTGCAAGGCGTGAGGTCGGGTTCTTTACTCAACACTCGCCTACAGCCTGACGGGACTGAAATCAAAACTATTTTCAAGCCGGGTGAGGCATTTGTTGAAGGCGCCAATGAGCCTCATTACGTTGAAAATGTCGGCAACGAACCAACAATTGTTTGGGTGACAGTTGCTTCTGTCGAAGGAGTACCCACAACAGAGTTCATTGACGAATGA
- a CDS encoding Peptidase, metallopeptidase: MTLAGTLINSTWTPYAQNIINRGTNNEQVYYYISDSSTLIPGYIDWAQNYIKQVDAIIDLDFIETGNINNSTISFHVRNHIPSDENILGRCSLKGTWIEADTYLSNRATTNSNYNTFIHEFGHALGLGEPGYDTRWDQDDTSMSYNSSDITGDFNITYTSNDWDALLSIWGSEDHAKSGDSAANLLFGQRGDTPSESIYGLDGSDLIFGFGGKDSLIGGNGSDTIYGGYGGDILDGGNQDDEIYGSHGSDYILGRAGSDNVFAGQGADTIFGGSGADFIRGGGGPNNIDAGENDGQQDHIYIYTDVETNGRPNDGSFMDLVENIEENDRIYILGNEIIDNLGFVDNGNFVDIYHNNSIEARLLNTDLNSSQVEEMTSFF; the protein is encoded by the coding sequence ATGACTTTAGCTGGGACACTAATTAATTCAACTTGGACACCTTACGCTCAAAACATTATTAATAGGGGTACAAATAACGAGCAAGTTTACTACTATATCTCAGATTCAAGCACACTCATTCCAGGCTATATTGACTGGGCTCAAAATTACATCAAGCAAGTCGATGCCATTATTGACCTAGACTTCATTGAAACAGGCAATATCAACAACTCAACAATTAGTTTTCATGTTAGAAATCATATTCCGTCAGATGAAAATATTCTTGGAAGGTGCTCTCTAAAAGGCACATGGATTGAAGCAGATACATACCTAAGCAATAGGGCGACAACAAACAGCAATTACAATACTTTCATTCACGAGTTCGGTCACGCCCTTGGATTAGGAGAGCCAGGTTATGACACGCGTTGGGACCAAGATGACACATCAATGTCGTACAATTCAAGCGATATTACTGGTGATTTTAATATAACTTATACCTCAAATGATTGGGACGCCTTATTAAGCATATGGGGTAGCGAGGACCATGCTAAATCTGGAGATTCAGCCGCTAATTTGCTTTTTGGGCAACGGGGTGACACTCCCTCCGAATCTATCTATGGGCTTGATGGAAGTGATCTTATATTTGGATTTGGCGGAAAAGATTCTTTAATTGGAGGCAACGGAAGCGATACTATTTATGGGGGTTACGGAGGAGACATTCTTGACGGTGGAAATCAAGATGATGAAATTTATGGGAGCCATGGAAGTGATTATATTCTTGGAAGGGCTGGCTCCGATAATGTTTTTGCAGGACAGGGTGCAGATACGATATTCGGTGGATCTGGCGCAGATTTCATAAGAGGAGGTGGAGGTCCAAATAATATCGACGCAGGAGAAAATGATGGACAGCAAGATCATATTTATATTTATACTGACGTTGAAACAAATGGCCGACCAAACGACGGTAGTTTCATGGATCTTGTCGAAAATATAGAGGAAAATGATAGGATATACATCTTAGGCAATGAGATAATCGACAATCTTGGCTTCGTAGATAATGGCAATTTTGTAGATATCTACCATAACAATTCGATCGAAGCGCGGCTGTTAAATACCGATCTAAATTCCAGCCAAGTCGAGGAAATGACATCATTTTTCTAA
- a CDS encoding tyrosine-type recombinase/integrase: MGVTPLPLNRGDAINDATLPPVLAGLDKAEALAYVSRMFDAAQVGAVLWGDKLLLKRFLKQCSRTGSKETQDGYRRELRHFVRWRDRNHPHLHLRELDPALVDDWVSLLREQVAIGSLKPRSFNRRVSAVSALYRWASELTRSAVSGVPRNPIPRRTGMSAPKLAKPLAESDLTSVLGVISAAKVKGSAIAARDYVMVRGSYLLGCRVSELCRLRWEDIEPLDEGGNVRLLGKGSKPRTIRVSTETLELFESLGRGEPGDWLFPSNKRNGPLTRQAVAARMAMWGREVNVRLTPHRCRHTHATFAIRRGVDVFTLSATLGRSSTGTTSHYVLAEPGESSSLKLG; encoded by the coding sequence GTGGGCGTTACGCCACTTCCTCTAAATCGCGGTGATGCGATAAACGATGCCACTCTCCCTCCGGTGCTGGCAGGGCTGGACAAGGCAGAGGCTTTGGCTTACGTCAGCCGCATGTTCGATGCCGCTCAGGTCGGTGCCGTGCTCTGGGGGGACAAGCTCCTCCTGAAGCGATTCCTGAAGCAGTGCTCCCGCACGGGGTCGAAAGAGACCCAAGACGGCTACCGCCGAGAGCTGCGGCACTTCGTCCGCTGGCGCGATCGGAACCACCCACACCTACACCTGAGGGAACTCGATCCCGCTCTGGTGGATGACTGGGTGTCCCTTCTGCGGGAACAAGTTGCCATTGGCAGCTTGAAACCCCGCTCGTTCAATCGGCGGGTCAGTGCGGTGAGCGCCCTCTACCGATGGGCGTCGGAACTTACGAGATCAGCTGTGTCAGGAGTGCCGCGCAACCCAATCCCCCGAAGAACAGGAATGTCGGCACCAAAGCTGGCCAAACCGCTGGCTGAGTCTGATCTGACATCAGTTCTTGGGGTCATCAGTGCCGCAAAGGTAAAGGGGTCAGCCATCGCAGCGCGGGACTACGTCATGGTCCGTGGGTCGTATTTGCTCGGGTGCCGTGTATCGGAGCTGTGCCGTCTGCGGTGGGAGGACATTGAGCCGCTGGATGAAGGCGGCAACGTTCGTCTTCTGGGTAAGGGGAGCAAGCCCCGCACCATCCGCGTCAGTACTGAAACGCTGGAGTTGTTCGAGTCGTTGGGCCGCGGCGAGCCTGGTGACTGGCTTTTTCCAAGTAATAAAAGGAATGGCCCATTGACCCGTCAGGCGGTGGCCGCTCGCATGGCTATGTGGGGACGGGAGGTAAATGTCCGGCTCACACCGCACAGATGCCGCCATACACATGCCACTTTTGCGATTAGACGCGGGGTTGATGTTTTTACCCTTTCGGCAACGCTCGGCCGCAGCTCGACGGGAACCACATCTCACTACGTTCTTGCTGAGCCTGGTGAGAGTTCATCTCTCAAATTGGGTTGA
- a CDS encoding class I SAM-dependent RNA methyltransferase, producing the protein MGRENRLSAVAVLPQGLEAAGCDELSKLGAHEVRPLRRAAEFQASMACLYRLHLQARLPFRLLREMASFPCQGRDDLYDGIRRALNWERWLHPSMSFRVDVTGSAPGLNHSHYSALQVKNALVDQQRDIWGERSSIDLEAPDLSLHLHLNRETAVLSLDGSGGSLHRRGYRAAMGVAPLKENLAAGLIQLSGWDGSVPLVDPCCGSGILLIEAALMALQQAPGLGRNFGLEGWADFQSELWQEECERAQQRRRRNLNLPPLLGIEQDPLVAEQARVNIAAAGLEGVIEIRDGSFTEHHLPAGPGVLVCNPPYGQRIGEEEELDHLYSALGGFVRERASGWQLWLLSGNPKLTGGLRMKASRRIPVSNGGIDCRWLHYAIR; encoded by the coding sequence GTGGGTCGTGAGAACCGGCTGTCGGCGGTAGCAGTGCTTCCCCAGGGCCTCGAAGCCGCTGGCTGCGACGAACTCTCCAAACTCGGTGCCCATGAGGTGCGCCCACTGCGGCGTGCTGCCGAATTTCAAGCCTCCATGGCTTGCCTGTATCGCCTCCACCTCCAAGCTCGACTGCCTTTTCGGCTGCTTCGGGAGATGGCCAGCTTTCCTTGCCAAGGGCGGGACGATCTCTATGACGGCATCCGTCGCGCCCTCAATTGGGAGCGTTGGCTGCACCCTTCGATGAGCTTTCGCGTCGATGTCACCGGGTCAGCCCCTGGGCTGAATCACAGCCATTACTCGGCCTTACAGGTAAAAAATGCTCTCGTGGATCAGCAACGAGACATTTGGGGGGAACGCTCCTCCATCGATTTGGAGGCACCTGATCTTTCCCTGCACCTCCATCTCAACCGCGAAACAGCAGTGTTGAGCTTGGATGGCAGCGGTGGAAGCCTGCACCGTCGGGGCTATCGGGCCGCCATGGGCGTAGCGCCCCTGAAGGAAAACCTCGCCGCTGGACTGATCCAACTCAGCGGCTGGGACGGCTCCGTTCCGCTTGTTGATCCCTGCTGCGGCTCCGGTATTTTGCTGATCGAAGCCGCCCTCATGGCCCTTCAACAAGCACCGGGTCTCGGTCGCAACTTTGGCTTAGAGGGTTGGGCAGATTTTCAATCCGAACTCTGGCAAGAGGAGTGCGAGAGAGCTCAACAACGCCGCCGCCGAAACCTCAACTTGCCTCCCTTATTAGGAATCGAACAGGATCCACTGGTGGCCGAACAAGCTCGCGTCAATATTGCTGCCGCTGGCTTGGAGGGGGTGATTGAGATCCGCGATGGATCGTTCACAGAGCACCACTTACCGGCAGGTCCTGGCGTTTTGGTGTGCAACCCCCCCTATGGACAACGCATTGGTGAAGAGGAAGAACTCGACCACCTCTACAGCGCCCTGGGTGGATTTGTTCGAGAGCGAGCGTCGGGCTGGCAACTCTGGTTGCTCAGTGGCAATCCCAAGTTGACGGGGGGGCTGCGCATGAAAGCCTCAAGGCGCATCCCGGTCAGCAATGGTGGGATCGATTGCCGCTGGTTGCACTACGCCATTCGCTAG
- a CDS encoding phage holin family protein: MAESQSPRGFGAAGRVTALAASVMDLHVRIALQEVDREKRRLISGGLFLAMGGTAMLLALLAGEGALLLWIQQRWSLDLSQALIALAVGNLLFAGISLRIGGQVLKGPFLPQTLEGVMKTVRALIGRA; the protein is encoded by the coding sequence TGCGGGTCGGGTCACCGCCTTGGCCGCATCGGTGATGGATCTGCATGTGCGGATCGCTCTCCAAGAAGTGGATCGCGAGAAGCGGCGTCTGATCAGCGGCGGCTTGTTTTTGGCGATGGGTGGCACCGCCATGCTGCTGGCCCTGCTGGCTGGCGAAGGTGCCTTGTTGCTTTGGATTCAGCAGCGCTGGAGCCTCGATTTGAGTCAGGCGCTGATCGCCTTGGCCGTGGGTAATTTGCTGTTTGCGGGAATCAGCTTGCGGATCGGCGGACAGGTGCTGAAGGGGCCGTTCCTGCCGCAAACGCTGGAGGGTGTGATGAAAACAGTGCGGGCGCTGATCGGTCGGGCTTGA